From a single Panulirus ornatus isolate Po-2019 chromosome 69, ASM3632096v1, whole genome shotgun sequence genomic region:
- the LOC139747578 gene encoding cuticle protein AM1199-like produces the protein MKAIIMFALLAVAAAEKFERTYAAPDSPEYEIIKDDRVYPDEHGRYSLDLETEDGVARQESGNEDGSQQGSYSYTAPDGTEVYVKFVANENGYQPESPFLPVAPEFPHPIPQFVLDQIEFAAQEDAARARGESRSYSAPDK, from the exons ATGAAGGCT ATCATTATGTTTGCCTTGTTGGCCGTGGCCGCGGCGGAGAAGTTCGAGAGAACCTACGCAGCCCCAGATAGCCCAGAGTACGAAATTATCAAAGACGATCGCGTCTACCCTGATGAACACGGTCGTTACTCTCTTGATTTAGAGACCGAGGACGGCGTTGCAAGGCAGGAGTCTGGCAACGAAGATGGCAGCCAGCAGGGCTCCTACAG TTACACTGCACCCGACGGCACTGAAGTTTATGTGAAGTTCGTCGCCAACGAAAACGGCTACCAGCCCGAGTCTCCCTTCCTGCCAGTGGCTCCCGAgttcccccacccaatccctcagtTCGTGCTGGACCAGATCGAATTCGCCGCTCAGGAGGATGCCGCCCGCGCCCGTGGTGAGAGCAGGTCTTACTCTGCCCCCGACAAATAA